The following proteins are encoded in a genomic region of Necator americanus strain Aroian chromosome II, whole genome shotgun sequence:
- a CDS encoding hypothetical protein (NECATOR_CHRII.G8046.T2) — protein MYCGKADLLSTEPGEQQQFTTSGDVFVMATQIDCENDMGNSPATIKVRQKICRHLAIIAAMKLLLFPLIGLVADGHGTQWKSVADQLSTVVAEATAVTLIHKENA, from the exons ATGTACTGTGGAAAAGCTGATCTACTCTCCACGGAGCCTGGAGAGCAGCAGCAGTTTACA ACCAGTGGTGATGTGTTTGTTATGGCGACACAAATCGATTGTGAGAATGATATGGGTAATTCTCCCGCCACTATAAAGGTTCGACAGAAAATCTGTAGGCATTTAGCAATCATTGCCGCCATGAAATTACTGCTATTCCCTTTGATTGGTCTTGTCGCCG ATGGGCATGGGACCCAGTGGAAAAGCGTTGCGGATCAATTGAGTACGGTGGTTGCAGAGGCAACAGCAGTAACTTTGATTCACAAGGAGAATGCCTAG